One genomic region from Campylobacter sp. RM5004 encodes:
- a CDS encoding molybdopterin-dependent oxidoreductase: MKRRSFLKLSALTTASLHASKIEGVKDTIFDDKKVLVSDRFGPFYANINSSQIVSVTPFEGDKFPNTMNNCVPDRTQNESRVLYPCVRKSYLEGKKKNDLRGEEEFVRVSWEKALDLAAKALKDNFDKYGPEAIYGECYWWGGWGKISWGRTTAHRMLKILGGYVEESGDYSTGAGMVILPHIFGSNTVYEAPTTWKSILENAKSVVFWGTDPLVTNQIAVGTPTHTNYEYFTKLKELSKAGKIKTYSVDVYANNTNRYVESKLISVRPNTDTAMMIGMCCYLYESGKYAKDFIKKYTVGFNKFKEYFMGENDGVKKDLAWASAICGVDVKTLKDLADDLCDNKSIIIAGRAIQRQDHGEQAHWMITILATMLGHVGCTGCGFEFSLGYYSQGADKFIAPTLKGLASVPSENLGDENSPWKKFENITIPSSRSIDAMLNPGKVIDQNGKKIKLPHIRVAFNASGSFFTRHQDVNRAVEGFKKVDTIITAEPFWTAQAKLSDIVLPVAIEPERYDIEASTNSEYIFLNKPVIEPMGESKSDFWICKEICKRWGVEEIFTEGKANELEWMKDIYNDALRQGKSLGYNMPSFDEALEAGFVRFDKVNKDTEYYTRLSDFVKNPHKYRLGTPSGKIEIYSPTIAKMGYDDCLGHPAWFEPFEWVGNKEQTKKHPLAVISPHSRFRLHSQLNNSLIRNYAEVNGREPMLIHPDTAKARGIKTGDIVRVYNDRGEILAGALVSDIVRADTIIICEGAWYDPEVYGKKSLCQHGCVNVLTRDKGTSKLAQSNTAHTTLVEVEKFKGVIKPLRAFSKPKIIQS; this comes from the coding sequence ATGAAAAGAAGAAGTTTTTTAAAGCTAAGCGCACTAACTACTGCAAGTCTTCACGCTAGTAAAATAGAAGGCGTAAAAGATACTATTTTTGATGATAAAAAAGTATTAGTTTCTGATAGATTTGGACCATTTTATGCAAACATTAATAGTTCTCAAATAGTAAGCGTAACTCCATTTGAAGGAGACAAATTCCCAAACACTATGAATAACTGCGTTCCTGATAGAACACAAAACGAAAGCCGTGTTTTATATCCTTGCGTTAGAAAAAGCTATCTTGAAGGTAAAAAGAAAAACGACTTAAGAGGCGAAGAAGAATTCGTAAGAGTTAGCTGGGAAAAGGCACTTGATTTAGCTGCAAAAGCACTTAAAGATAATTTTGATAAATACGGCCCTGAAGCAATTTATGGTGAATGCTACTGGTGGGGTGGCTGGGGTAAAATTAGTTGGGGAAGAACCACAGCTCATAGAATGTTAAAAATCTTAGGCGGTTATGTAGAAGAAAGTGGAGATTATTCAACTGGTGCTGGTATGGTAATCTTACCTCATATTTTTGGCTCAAACACAGTTTATGAAGCACCAACTACTTGGAAAAGTATTTTAGAAAACGCAAAAAGCGTTGTATTTTGGGGAACTGACCCACTAGTAACCAATCAAATCGCAGTTGGCACACCAACTCATACAAACTATGAATATTTCACAAAGCTAAAAGAACTAAGCAAAGCTGGTAAAATCAAAACTTATAGCGTAGATGTATATGCAAATAACACAAATCGCTATGTTGAGAGCAAATTAATCTCAGTTCGCCCTAATACAGATACAGCAATGATGATAGGAATGTGCTGCTATTTATATGAGAGTGGAAAATATGCAAAAGATTTTATTAAAAAATACACAGTTGGCTTTAATAAATTTAAAGAATACTTCATGGGCGAAAACGATGGAGTTAAAAAAGATTTAGCATGGGCAAGTGCGATTTGTGGAGTAGATGTAAAAACTCTAAAAGATTTAGCAGATGATTTATGTGATAATAAATCAATAATAATTGCAGGCCGTGCAATACAAAGACAAGACCATGGAGAACAAGCTCACTGGATGATTACAATACTAGCTACTATGCTAGGTCATGTAGGTTGCACTGGTTGTGGATTTGAGTTTAGCTTAGGATATTATTCACAAGGCGCTGATAAATTTATAGCACCTACTCTTAAAGGTTTAGCTTCTGTTCCTAGCGAAAACTTAGGAGATGAAAATAGCCCTTGGAAGAAATTTGAAAATATAACAATTCCTAGCTCAAGAAGTATTGATGCAATGCTAAATCCTGGCAAAGTAATTGATCAAAATGGTAAAAAAATAAAACTTCCACATATAAGAGTAGCATTTAATGCAAGTGGCTCATTCTTTACTCGCCATCAAGATGTAAATCGTGCGGTAGAAGGATTTAAAAAAGTTGATACTATCATAACAGCTGAGCCATTTTGGACTGCACAAGCAAAATTAAGCGATATTGTTTTACCTGTTGCAATTGAGCCTGAACGCTACGATATAGAAGCTAGCACAAATAGTGAATACATATTCTTAAATAAGCCAGTAATTGAGCCTATGGGAGAGAGCAAGAGCGACTTTTGGATTTGTAAAGAGATTTGCAAAAGATGGGGCGTTGAAGAAATATTTACCGAAGGTAAGGCTAATGAGCTTGAATGGATGAAAGATATTTATAATGACGCTTTAAGACAAGGAAAATCATTAGGATACAATATGCCAAGCTTTGATGAAGCACTTGAAGCTGGTTTTGTTAGATTTGATAAAGTGAATAAAGATACTGAGTATTACACAAGACTTAGCGATTTTGTAAAAAATCCACATAAATACAGATTAGGAACTCCTAGTGGAAAGATTGAAATATACTCTCCAACAATTGCAAAAATGGGTTATGATGATTGTTTAGGACACCCTGCTTGGTTTGAACCATTTGAGTGGGTAGGCAATAAAGAACAAACCAAAAAACACCCATTAGCAGTAATTAGTCCGCATTCAAGATTTAGATTACACTCTCAGCTAAATAACTCTTTAATTAGAAATTATGCTGAAGTAAATGGTAGAGAACCTATGCTAATTCATCCAGATACTGCAAAAGCAAGGGGAATTAAAACAGGAGATATTGTAAGAGTTTATAACGACAGAGGTGAGATTTTAGCTGGTGCATTAGTAAGCGATATTGTAAGAGCTGATACTATTATAATTTGCGAAGGTGCTTGGTATGACCCTGAAGTTTATGGCAAAAAATCACTTTGCCAACATGGTTGCGTAAATGTTCTAACTCGTGATAAAGGAACATCAAAACTAGCTCAATCAAACACAGCTCATACAACATTAGTAGAAGTTGAGAAATTTAAAGGCGTAATTAAACCTTTAAGAGCGTTTTCTAAACCTAAGATTATTCAATCTTAA
- a CDS encoding YifB family Mg chelatase-like AAA ATPase, translating to MKNIKSAIYSNELCEINIEIMIQKGLPAFNIVGLPSASIKESVDRIKSAFANLDDFSLPCKKIVINLSPSDIPKQGSHFDLAIALLVYFYEKDLDNDYYVFGELGLDGKLKSTSNLFSILLFLASVKPNAKVLIPKDLANEASLIYNLNCYAVDNLNEAFSFFLSENKDEFKINYNENIFKSLIKINNKTYIKNTEFPLDFIDIRGQNQAKLACKIAALGMHNIMLEGSPGSGKSMCAKRLVYIMPPLSIDEILESNAYKSLNNEKLDFSSIRSFRSPHRSSTISSILGGGTKNARIGEIALANNGVLFFDEFSYFNKQIIESLREPLEDNIINISRVNSKISYKTKFLFISALNPCPCGKLFKKEQTCKCLERDIVKYKSKISEPIYDRIDLYVAVDEVSYDASSNVSSKELADEILKAFIFQKEVRKQDEFNGKLSDLEIKKYCVLDDSAKVIFEKAVKNYNLSARAANKVLKVARSLADFEERLLINEKDIKIALSFRYKTMK from the coding sequence ATGAAAAATATAAAATCAGCAATTTATTCAAACGAACTTTGCGAAATAAATATAGAAATAATGATTCAAAAAGGCTTACCAGCTTTTAATATAGTAGGCTTACCGAGTGCAAGTATTAAAGAAAGCGTTGATAGGATAAAATCAGCCTTCGCAAATCTTGATGATTTTTCTTTACCTTGTAAAAAAATAGTAATAAACCTAAGCCCATCAGATATTCCAAAACAAGGAAGCCATTTTGATTTAGCAATTGCCTTGCTTGTTTATTTTTATGAAAAAGACTTAGATAATGATTATTATGTATTTGGAGAGCTTGGACTTGATGGCAAATTAAAAAGCACTTCAAATTTATTTTCTATATTATTATTTTTAGCAAGTGTTAAACCAAACGCTAAGGTATTAATTCCAAAAGATTTAGCAAATGAAGCAAGTCTTATTTATAATCTAAATTGTTACGCGGTTGATAATTTAAACGAAGCTTTTAGCTTTTTTCTAAGTGAGAATAAAGATGAGTTTAAAATAAATTATAATGAAAATATTTTTAAATCCTTAATCAAAATAAATAATAAAACTTATATAAAAAATACAGAATTTCCATTAGATTTCATAGACATAAGAGGGCAAAATCAAGCAAAATTAGCTTGCAAAATCGCAGCACTTGGAATGCATAATATAATGCTAGAAGGCTCTCCTGGAAGTGGTAAGAGTATGTGTGCTAAAAGACTTGTTTATATAATGCCTCCGCTTAGTATTGATGAAATCTTAGAAAGTAATGCGTATAAGAGTTTAAATAATGAAAAGCTTGATTTTTCATCAATTAGAAGCTTTAGAAGTCCGCATAGAAGTTCAACCATTAGCTCAATTTTAGGCGGCGGGACAAAGAATGCAAGAATTGGCGAAATCGCACTTGCTAATAATGGAGTTTTGTTTTTTGATGAGTTTAGTTATTTTAATAAGCAAATTATAGAAAGCCTAAGAGAGCCTTTAGAAGATAATATAATCAATATTTCTAGGGTTAATTCAAAAATATCTTATAAGACTAAGTTTTTATTTATTTCAGCGCTAAATCCATGTCCGTGTGGCAAATTATTTAAAAAAGAGCAAACTTGCAAATGCCTTGAGCGTGATATTGTTAAATACAAAAGCAAAATCTCAGAGCCTATTTATGATAGGATTGATTTATATGTTGCAGTTGATGAGGTTTCTTATGATGCAAGTTCAAATGTAAGTAGTAAGGAATTAGCAGATGAGATTTTAAAGGCTTTTATATTTCAAAAAGAAGTAAGAAAACAAGATGAATTTAATGGGAAATTAAGTGATTTAGAGATTAAAAAATATTGCGTATTAGACGATAGTGCAAAAGTAATTTTTGAAAAAGCTGTAAAAAATTATAATCTTAGTGCAAGAGCAGCTAATAAGGTTTTAAAGGTTGCTAGGTCTTTAGCTGATTTTGAAGAAAGATTATTAATAAATGAAAAAGATATAAAAATTGCCTTATCTTTTAGATACAAAACAATGAAATAA
- a CDS encoding phosphatidylglycerophosphatase A: MKDKLAKLYLTFFYSGLSPVASGTMGTIAALPFAYLLLIYTAKSTLILLSIAIFIASITIIDDYEKTHEHDAKEIVIDEVCGVFLAIGMSFNGSWWHFALAFVLFRIFDITKPSVIGRVDKRIKGGLGVMLDDLLAGFFAGLLCLIIQGIYLNYLKDLL, encoded by the coding sequence ATGAAAGATAAATTAGCCAAATTATATTTAACATTTTTTTATTCAGGTCTTAGCCCTGTTGCAAGTGGCACAATGGGAACAATTGCTGCACTACCTTTTGCTTATTTGTTACTAATTTACACAGCAAAAAGCACTTTAATACTTTTAAGTATTGCAATTTTTATAGCAAGTATTACAATCATTGACGATTACGAAAAAACTCACGAACACGATGCTAAAGAAATAGTAATTGATGAAGTTTGTGGGGTTTTCTTGGCTATTGGTATGAGTTTTAATGGCTCTTGGTGGCATTTTGCTTTAGCTTTTGTTTTGTTTAGGATTTTTGATATTACTAAGCCTAGTGTTATAGGCAGGGTTGATAAAAGAATAAAAGGCGGGCTAGGTGTTATGCTTGATGATTTGCTTGCAGGATTTTTTGCAGGTCTTTTATGCCTTATTATTCAAGGTATTTATTTAAATTATTTAAAGGATTTATTATGA
- a CDS encoding ABC transporter substrate-binding protein, with translation MKKSLILLASSAAFALDIGVVLPLSGSVAAYGNAALSGIKVANAMQPTLKNGEKINLNIVDTKGDKIESITATERILPKVNAIIGEMITANTIVVMNTAEAKKVPVIAPAATNDKLLKGKNYAARVCFNDSFQGEAMAKYLLAQGKKTTIIVKDQATDYSLGLSKAYKKEFTKGGGEIIKELIITSGDKDFNAIVAQIASLNPDVVYLPLYYQEAALFVRQAKIAGVKSIIASADGVADEQFVKLAREYTNNHLYTDSFDANVPPTELSKKYLEEYSKAYNGAVVSNFAAMGADAYFVLVEAANRCQEVTSECINQEIKKTKDYEGVSGVISIDNTGETKRSLIIKEVVNEQAVYKDTIK, from the coding sequence ATGAAAAAAAGTTTAATTTTGTTAGCTTCAAGTGCGGCTTTTGCTTTAGATATTGGTGTGGTTTTACCACTTAGTGGAAGTGTAGCAGCTTATGGAAACGCAGCACTTAGTGGAATTAAAGTAGCAAATGCAATGCAACCAACTTTAAAAAATGGTGAAAAGATTAATTTAAATATTGTGGATACTAAAGGCGATAAAATAGAATCAATCACAGCAACTGAGAGAATTTTGCCTAAAGTAAATGCAATAATAGGCGAAATGATTACAGCTAATACAATAGTAGTTATGAATACAGCAGAAGCTAAAAAAGTTCCTGTAATTGCACCAGCTGCAACAAATGATAAATTATTAAAAGGTAAAAATTACGCAGCTAGAGTTTGCTTTAATGATAGTTTTCAAGGTGAAGCTATGGCTAAATATTTATTAGCACAAGGCAAAAAAACTACAATAATAGTAAAAGATCAAGCTACTGATTATTCACTAGGTTTATCAAAAGCTTATAAAAAAGAATTCACAAAAGGTGGTGGAGAAATAATAAAAGAATTAATCATCACAAGTGGGGATAAAGATTTTAATGCAATAGTTGCACAAATTGCTAGCTTAAATCCTGATGTAGTGTATTTACCACTTTATTATCAAGAAGCAGCGCTTTTTGTAAGACAAGCAAAAATTGCAGGAGTAAAAAGTATAATAGCAAGTGCTGATGGCGTTGCTGATGAGCAATTTGTTAAACTTGCAAGAGAATATACAAACAATCACTTATATACAGATAGTTTTGATGCAAATGTTCCACCAACAGAACTTAGTAAAAAATATTTAGAAGAATATTCAAAAGCTTATAATGGTGCAGTTGTTTCAAACTTTGCTGCTATGGGAGCTGATGCTTATTTTGTATTAGTAGAAGCTGCTAATCGTTGCCAAGAAGTTACAAGTGAATGTATAAATCAAGAAATCAAAAAGACAAAAGATTATGAAGGCGTAAGCGGAGTAATTAGTATAGATAATACTGGCGAGACTAAAAGGTCTTTAATTATTAAAGAAGTAGTGAATGAACAAGCAGTTTATAAAGACACTATTAAGTAA
- a CDS encoding transporter substrate-binding domain-containing protein: MKKLLFSLALLSSLNAEVLRVATAPNYPPYEYLEDNELKGFDVDIVKEIAKRNNLELEFKYMDFDGLIPSLKSNKADLIGALMKRTPLRERAVDFTINFKDSSNYFLQRLELGKTQNLENCENIDFSNTIFGAELGSIQYDIAKKLSKQVMGYNNSSISILALRNKKVDVIVLDKVAALNFLEKNEDLDIFCDYKDSDSQGFAINKGNTKLLEMINKTLQEMLDDGTINEISKKYKIN, translated from the coding sequence ATGAAAAAATTATTATTTTCTTTAGCACTACTTAGCTCTTTAAATGCAGAGGTGCTAAGAGTTGCAACAGCACCAAATTATCCTCCCTATGAATATTTGGAAGATAATGAGTTAAAAGGTTTTGATGTTGATATTGTAAAAGAGATTGCAAAAAGAAATAATTTAGAATTAGAGTTTAAATATATGGATTTTGATGGGCTTATCCCATCACTTAAAAGCAACAAAGCTGATTTAATAGGTGCTTTAATGAAAAGAACACCATTAAGAGAAAGAGCGGTTGATTTTACGATTAATTTTAAAGATAGTTCAAATTATTTTTTACAAAGACTAGAATTAGGTAAAACTCAAAATCTTGAAAATTGCGAAAATATAGATTTTTCAAATACTATTTTTGGTGCAGAGCTTGGCTCTATTCAATACGATATTGCAAAAAAGCTTAGCAAACAAGTAATGGGCTATAACAATTCAAGCATTAGCATACTAGCTTTAAGAAATAAAAAGGTTGATGTTATTGTGCTTGATAAGGTTGCTGCTCTTAACTTTTTAGAAAAAAATGAAGATTTAGATATTTTTTGCGATTATAAAGACAGTGATTCTCAAGGATTTGCGATAAATAAAGGAAATACTAAGTTACTTGAAATGATAAATAAAACCTTACAAGAAATGCTTGATGATGGCACAATAAATGAAATTAGCAAAAAGTATAAAATAAATTAA
- a CDS encoding epoxyqueuosine reductase QueH, translating into MLVHICCSVDSHFFLQELRKLMPDEELIGYFYDPNIHPLSEYELRYFDVARSCKKLNIKLIKGEYNFAEWFNFVKGYENEPERGKRCSKCFDFRMQSSVEMALKLGQKSFTTTLLCSPKKDLEQLKVSMQEALKGTNLEFFCVDFRKNGGTQRQLKLAKDDLLYHQNYCGCIYGLVQQKSEEHLIKELSSSIYKNLILPASIEEKLQLFKKIEKDEKSNKNISIIREKFLNYRLLYARISDNEKYLRAFVLFYSHFKSRKINLNLDNSKDFIICNKDELCLISFKKANEFFKYKDFNEFLKNPPSIKKQISFRAKLFNHYNLSPIIILDEIPKKIEIIAKSIIFEDVRLIQGK; encoded by the coding sequence ATGCTAGTTCATATTTGTTGTAGCGTTGATTCGCACTTTTTTTTACAAGAATTAAGAAAATTAATGCCTGATGAAGAACTCATCGGGTATTTTTATGATCCAAATATTCATCCTTTAAGCGAATATGAATTAAGATATTTTGATGTAGCAAGATCTTGCAAGAAATTAAATATAAAGCTTATTAAGGGTGAATATAATTTCGCTGAATGGTTTAATTTCGTAAAAGGCTATGAAAACGAGCCTGAGCGTGGCAAGAGATGTTCTAAATGTTTTGATTTTAGAATGCAAAGCTCGGTTGAAATGGCTTTAAAATTAGGACAAAAATCATTCACAACTACACTTTTATGCTCTCCTAAAAAAGATTTAGAACAATTAAAAGTATCGATGCAAGAAGCTTTAAAAGGGACTAATTTAGAGTTTTTTTGTGTAGATTTTAGAAAAAATGGCGGAACACAAAGGCAGTTAAAATTAGCAAAAGATGATTTATTGTATCATCAAAATTATTGTGGCTGTATTTATGGGCTAGTTCAGCAAAAAAGCGAAGAGCATTTAATAAAAGAACTAAGCTCAAGCATATACAAAAACCTTATTTTACCTGCTTCAATAGAAGAGAAATTGCAACTTTTTAAAAAGATTGAAAAAGATGAAAAGAGCAATAAAAACATAAGCATTATTAGGGAAAAATTCTTAAATTATCGTTTGCTTTATGCAAGAATTAGTGATAATGAAAAATACTTAAGAGCTTTTGTGTTGTTTTATTCTCATTTTAAATCAAGGAAAATTAATCTAAATCTTGATAACTCAAAAGATTTTATAATTTGCAATAAAGATGAATTATGTTTAATTAGTTTTAAAAAGGCTAATGAGTTTTTTAAATACAAAGATTTTAATGAGTTTTTGAAAAATCCACCAAGTATTAAAAAACAGATAAGTTTTAGAGCAAAACTATTTAACCACTATAACCTAAGTCCTATTATAATTTTAGATGAAATACCAAAAAAAATTGAAATCATCGCAAAAAGTATAATCTTTGAAGATGTTAGATTGATACAAGGAAAATAA